The following DNA comes from Agromyces mangrovi.
GCTTCTCGATCGACCGCATGTGCGCCGGCGCGATGACCGCCGCCTCCATGATGGGCGCGTCGATCGGCTACGGCGCGTACGACCTCGCCATCGCCGGCGGCGTCGAGCACATGGGTCGCCACCCGATGGGCTCGGGCGTCGACCCGAATCCGCGGTTCGTCGCGGAGAAGCTCGTGTCGGAGGACGCCCTCGTCATGGGCGCGACCGCCGAGCGCATCCACGACCGCTTCCCGCACCTCACGAAGGAGCGCGCCGACCGCTTCGCGCTGGGCAGCCAGCAGAAGGTCGCCGCCGCCTACGAGGCGGGCAAGATCCAGCAGGACCTCGTCCCGGTCGCGATCCGCACCGAGGAGGGCTGGGGACTCGCCACGAAGGACGAGGCGCCCCGCCCCGAGACCACCCTGGAGGGCCTCGCAGGCCTGAAGACCCCGTTCCGGCCGCACGGCCGCGTCACCGCCGGCAACGCGTCGGGCCTGAACGACGGCGCCACGGTCGCGCTGCTCGCCTCGGCCGACGCCGCCGCGGAGCTCGACCTCACCCCGAAGATGAAGCTCGTGAGCTTCGGCTTCGCGGGCGTCGACCCCGAGATCATGGGCATCGGCCCGGTTCCCTCGACCGAGAAGGCGCTGCGCAAGGCGGGCCTGTCGATCGACGACATCGGCCTGTTCGAGCTGAACGAGGCGTTCGCCATCCAGGTGCTGTCGTTCCTCGACCACTTCGGCATCGACGACGACGACCCGCGCGTCAACCAGTGGGGCGGCGCGATCGCCCTGGGGCATCCGCTCGCCTCTTCGGGTGTGCGCCTCATGAACCAGCTCGCGCGTCAGTTCGAGGAGCAGCCGGGCGTGCGCTACGGCGTCACCGCCATGTGCGTGGGCCTCGGACAGGGCGGCACGATGATCTGGGAGAACCCGAACTGGTCGAAGAAGGCCGAGCGCAAGAGCAGGAAGG
Coding sequences within:
- a CDS encoding thiolase family protein; the protein is MAERADVVFVDGVRTPFGRAGEKGMYWNTRADDLVIKAMIGLLERNPNVPKDRIDDVAIAATTQTGDQGLTLGRSAAILAGLPKSVPGFSIDRMCAGAMTAASMMGASIGYGAYDLAIAGGVEHMGRHPMGSGVDPNPRFVAEKLVSEDALVMGATAERIHDRFPHLTKERADRFALGSQQKVAAAYEAGKIQQDLVPVAIRTEEGWGLATKDEAPRPETTLEGLAGLKTPFRPHGRVTAGNASGLNDGATVALLASADAAAELDLTPKMKLVSFGFAGVDPEIMGIGPVPSTEKALRKAGLSIDDIGLFELNEAFAIQVLSFLDHFGIDDDDPRVNQWGGAIALGHPLASSGVRLMNQLARQFEEQPGVRYGVTAMCVGLGQGGTMIWENPNWSKKAERKSRKG